CTTATGTGACCGAAAAGACCTTCAATATTATAGAAAAAGAGAACAAACTTAGTTTTATAGTCCATAATAAGGCAACCAAAGGTCAGATCATTAAATCTATGAAGATAATTTATGAAGCAGATATTAGCGAAGTAAATACTTTTAATACCATTAGAGGTAAGAAAGCAATTATGAAATTCAAGAATGTGGATGGCGCAAGACAGTTAGCAACTAATTTAGGTTTGGTTTAAAATATGGAAAATTTTTCTAAAAAGACTAAATTAATAATTATGTATAGGAGGATGTAAAAAAATGGTACGTGAATTTAAATTCAAAGGATATTCAGGAGAGCAAATCCAAAAGCTTTCAATTGAAACACTCATGCCGCTCTTAAATTCAAGACAAAGAAGATCTCTGGACAAAAGGCTCTCCACTTATATGAATGATGAAAAGAGAAAATTCAGAGAAGATTTGAAATTAGCTAGAGATGGTAAACTCAAAGGCCAGTTAAAAACTCATCTAAGGGATATGATTATTTTGCCCGACATGATCGGGTTAACTGTCTTAGTTCATAACGGAAAGGAATTTGTCTCCTACGTTATAAAACCAGAAATGGTGGGTCATTATCTGGGTGAATACGCTATTACGAATAAACGAGTTCAACATGGAGCACCTGGAGTTGGTTCATCGCGTTCAAGTTTGTATGTCCCATTAAAGTGATATAAATGCCAGATTATTCTTATTCATTTCAAAAGTATGAAAAGTCAAGACATGTAAGGGCCGCAATAAGGGACAAATCTATCTCACACAAGCATTCCAGAGAAATTGCCATATCTATAAACAATAAAACCATAGAAAAAGCAAGAGAGTTCTTGGAGGATGTCTTGATAAGAAAAATAGCGGTTCCCTATCGGCGATACAACAATGAAGTAGCCCATCGATCTAATATCCAAGATGGTTTTTGCTCAGGTAGATATCCGCACAAATCAACTTCCGAATTCCTGAAGTTGTTAGATAACCTAGAATCTAATGCAGAGTATAAGGGAATGGATTTGGATAGACTCAAAATCATTTCGGTCGTTGTACATAAGGGAACAAAGTTGAAAAGATTCACCCCTAGAGCTATGGGAAGAGCAAGTCCAAAATATGATACCCTGGTTCATGTCGAAATTGTAGCTATGGAAGGAAGGTCATCCTAATTGAATGCAATCAAAAACGTGTTAAAAAACAATTATCGCAATACTGAATTAGATGAATTTCTAAAAGAGGAATTAAAAGATGCCGGATTTGGAGGAGCTGATATTCAGAAATCACCTTTGGGTACTAGACTCACCTTGTACGTCACACGACCAGGACTTGTTATTGGAAGAAAGGGAAGTGGCATTAGAGATCTTACATCAAAGTTAGAGGTAAAATTTGGTTTAACCAATCCACAAATTTCAGTTGTTGAGGTAGAAGTACCAGAATTAAATCCGAAGATAATGTGCAACAGGTTGGCACAACTCATTGAAAGAGGCACTGCTTTCAGGCGAGCTGCTTTGTGGACGGTGAATACCATAAAGAACGCTGGCGCACTCGGCGTTGAAGTGACCATTTCCGGAAAGTTACGTAGTGAAAGGGCCCATTTTGAGAAACATTCTTCTGGGATTATTCCAAAAAGTGGCAATATGGCTGATAGAGTCGTGCGAGAAGGGATTACACATGTCCTAACAAAAATGGGAATAATGGGAATTAGACTGAAAATTGCGATAAAAAATGCTACACCACCAGAGTTTGAACTCATAACTAACTTTAAGGATCATAGCAATCAAAAAAACCAACAAGATACTAGTAATTTGTCAGTTTCAAATGAAAATGAACTGCCTGAACCTGGTGAAACAAAACCGCAGAAAGAAATATTAGAAAATAAGGGAGAGATAAATAAATAATTGTCAAGAAATCGAACTAAGACATTAAGACAATTTAACGATCAAGATCTTAAAGACAAATTAAGTGATTTGAAGGTAGATTTAGCTAAACTTCGTTCTGAATCGATCAAAGGGACTCTAAAGAAAGAAGCTGGAGTTATTAGGTGGAAAAGAAGAGACATAGCGAGAATTCTTACCCTCATGAATGAAAGAACTGGAGCTAAGAGATAAAAAATGAAAACAGGGGATCTTATTTATTTGGACGAATATCTCGGTAGATTTATTAATATTACTAAATCCAGAAATACAAAGAATTCAAACAGGTCAGGAACTATTGTAAATGAAACTAAGAACATGTTATTCTTGATTAGCCATCAAAACAAAAGCATTATAAGGATTCCAAAAAATGAAATCTGTGAATATGTAATTTGTCATGCAGGTGAAACATATACACTTGATGGCAAGCGATTATTAGGCAGACCAGAGGAACTAGTTAACATATTAAAGTGATTATTATGGCTAAGAATATTGGTATCCAGGTAAAAGCTCCAAAGAAAACATGCACTAATAGATATTGTCCATTTTGCGGGTCACTTTCACTAAGAGGAAAATTGATAGTAGGGACGGTAGTTAGTCATAAAGGAAAAAACATGGTGGTAGTAGAGCGAGAATATTCCAGATTTGTAGACAAGTATAAAAGATATGAGCGAAGCAAATCAAAAATTCACGCATTCATATCTGACTGCATGGATGTATCTGACGGAAACAAAGTTAAAATTGCAGAATGTCGACCCTTGTCAAAAACCATTTCTTTTGCTGTTGTGGAGGTAAGTGAATAACTTTGTCAACTAAATCAAGAGCCGTATCTTCAAGAGGAGTAGAAGAATTTAGACCATATGTTACTAGAGCACTCCCACTATATGCTAATCTTGTTTGTGCAGACAATACTGGTGCAAAAATATTACAAATTGCTCAAGTAACTCGATATAAAGGAAGACATTCAAGGCTACCTGCAGCCGCTGTCGGTGATTTCGTCACAGTTACTGTAAAAAAAGGACCTGCCGAACTCAGAAAACAAATTTTTGGAGCTGTCATAGTCAGACAGAAATATCCAATTAGGAGGTTGAATGGCGTCCGAGTATCTTTTGAGGATAATGCTGCTGTTTTGGTTACAACAGAGGGCGAAATTAAAGGAACAGATTTGAAAGGGCCAGTAGCTGCTGAAGCTGCTGAAAAGTGGCCACGAATTGCTAACTTAGCGTCTATGATTATATAAGTGAAAGAAATGAAAAGAAAATCAAATAATATATGTTCAAATTTGTCAAATAATTTGAAGAAGGAATACAATACAAAGAGTTTGAGAATCGTTAAAGGCGATACCGTCAAAATCATGCGAGGAGAATACAAGGGGGTAGAGGGAAAGGTAGAGAAACTTAATACCGTAAAGGGAAGACTTAGTATAGAAGGTGTTCAAAGAGAAAAAATCAAAGGTGGACAAGTTAAAGTTCAAATTCATGCCTCCAATGTTCGTATTACCTCATTACACCTAGATGATAAATATCGAAAGAATAAGATCGGAAATCAGGAACAAATTAATAAATCGTCAAGAAAACAAACAGTGATTACACCTGAAAAAAATGAGGAAAAAAGTGAAAATTAAATGGTAAAAAAAAGTGGTAGTACCAAATTAAAAAGACAAATGGCACCTAAATTCTGGGATATTAAGCGTAAAGAATCACCTTTCATTCTGGCACCCAGACCTGGCCCATATGCAAAAACAAAATGCTATTCCATCGGCGTATTAATTCGCGATGTTTTGCATTTGTGTTCAAATTTAACTGAGGCTAAGAGAATATTAAACTCGGGACAGATTAAGGTTGATGGCAGAATTAGGAGAGATGAGCGTTTCGGCGTGGGAATTATGGATATTATAGAGATAGTACCGAGTGGTATCACATATAGATTGGTGCCAAAAGGTTCAAAATTACTAGTCCCTACTCAAACTGCAGAAAAGACAATCAAACTGTTAAAAATCACCAGTAAAGTGAGTTATCGAGGAAACAAAATCCAATACGGGTTTCACGATGGTAAAACCTTGATATCGGATAATAGAGATATGAATGTTGGTGATTCTTGTTTAGTAACGATTCCTTTAATAAAAATAGAACAACATATAAAATTCGAGAATGGATGTAATATACTTGTGGTTCAGGGTGAAAACGCAGGCAAAATTGGAAAGGTAGAAGAGATTAAGGATGGTATGTTTTCGTTACCTAAAAGAGTTGTATTAACACTTGATGAAAAAACCGTGGAATTGCCAGTTGACATAGTAATGCCTATTGGTTTTGAAAAGCCTGTATTAGAGGTGCTGGATAATGAGTGAAGATAAAATAAACCCAATGAAAGAAATTCACGTATCTAAGGTGGTAATTAATATTGGTGTAGGTAAATCTGGAGATCCTGTTGAGAAAGCTAAGAATGCTTTATCTGAGCTAACTGGAAAAACTCCAAGTGTGAGGGGGGCAAAAAAAAGCGTTAGAGATTTTGGGATTCACAAAGGTGAGCCAATAGGTGCAATGGTTACCTTGAGACGAACAGATGCCACAAACTTTTTAAGACGAATAATGGAATCTAAGAGGAATGTGATAAAGAATTCATCATTTGATAATAATGGTAATATATCTTTTGGAATCCATGAACATATTGATATTCCTGGTACAAAGTATAATCCTGATATTGGTATATTTGGAATGGATGTATGTGCCGCTTTGACTAGACCCGGTTACAGAATTTCAAAAAGGAGAAATCCCAGTAAGATCGGCAAAAATCACAAAATTACAAAAGACGAGTCAATTGAATTCTTCAAGGCTCACTTCGGAGTTGAAGTCAATTGAAAATTAAAATAAGAGATTATGCCCTCACCGGAAGGAAGAAGTTAGCTCACGGCAAGGGTACTCGATGGTGTAAAAGGTGTGGATCCTTTAGTGGTATGATCTGTTCCTATGATCTTATGCTATGTCGAAGATGTTTTAGGGAAGTTGCCTTCTCATTAGGGTTTAGGAAATACGAATAGGTGATTGTTGAGTGCCAGCATTAAACATTTTATCTAATCTATTCACTACTCTGTATAATAATGAGATGCGGAGAAAACGAGAATGTATAGTTTTGCCCGCGTCAAAATTCTCAAGTGAAGTTTTAAGGGTGATGCAAAAACAACGATATATCGGAGAATTCGAACAAGTCGATGACGGGAGATTGGGTAAGTTTAGAATACAACTTTTGGCTAAAATTAATAAATGTGGGATTATTACTCCCAGATTTAGTGTGAAGAAAGATCGATACTTAGATTGGGAACGCCAGTTTCTTCCATCATATAATATGGGTATATTAATAGTGTCTACCAGTAAAGGAATTATGTCTCACCATGATGCCCAAAATGAAGGTCTAGGAGGTGCACTTATAGGTTATGTCTACTAAGCCTGAATTTTACACAAATGAGATCGTTATCCCAGAAGGGGTAACGATTAATAAGGATCAGAACCTCATTACCGCAACCGGTACAAATGGAAAAGTTCAAAAGGATTTTACGAAAATTCCAGCGGTGATAGATATTAGTAATGAAAAAATTACAATAAGATCTTATGGGAATAGAAAAAGCGATTTTGCGTTGGTCAATACGGTGCATAGTCTTATTAGAAACATGATAAAGGGATCTACAACAGGATTCACATATAAATTAAAAATAGTATTTGCACACTTCCCCATATCCGTCAAGATAAAGGGCCATGAGGTCTTTATTGAAAACTTTTTTGGAGAACGATCCGCGAGGGTATCTAAGATACTTGGGAAGGAAACTAAGGTTACTGTTCAAGGCGATGATATTTTGATTACAGGACCAAATATCGAACATGTATCTCAAACAGCTGCAAATATAGAATCTTCTACTAGGATAAAAAATAAAGACTCTAGGGTGTTTCTTGATGGAGTATACATATACTCCAAAGCCTAGAACATTATGAAATAATCTATTTATCATTGTTATAATGAGTCAGATTTGATCATAACGTTTAGTTTCTGAATAGAAGAACAAGGTAGCAAACATAACATTTATTTATTCTTTACATTTTTTATTAGCATAGTGCCGCTGTAGCTCAGCTTGGTAGAGCAAATTCATAAT
This Candidatus Nitrosocosmicus oleophilus DNA region includes the following protein-coding sequences:
- a CDS encoding 30S ribosomal protein S4e, encoding MVKKSGSTKLKRQMAPKFWDIKRKESPFILAPRPGPYAKTKCYSIGVLIRDVLHLCSNLTEAKRILNSGQIKVDGRIRRDERFGVGIMDIIEIVPSGITYRLVPKGSKLLVPTQTAEKTIKLLKITSKVSYRGNKIQYGFHDGKTLISDNRDMNVGDSCLVTIPLIKIEQHIKFENGCNILVVQGENAGKIGKVEEIKDGMFSLPKRVVLTLDEKTVELPVDIVMPIGFEKPVLEVLDNE
- the rpmC gene encoding 50S ribosomal protein L29, with product MSRNRTKTLRQFNDQDLKDKLSDLKVDLAKLRSESIKGTLKKEAGVIRWKRRDIARILTLMNERTGAKR
- a CDS encoding 30S ribosomal protein S14 yields the protein MKIRDYALTGRKKLAHGKGTRWCKRCGSFSGMICSYDLMLCRRCFREVAFSLGFRKYE
- a CDS encoding ribonuclease P protein subunit — protein: MDEYLGRFINITKSRNTKNSNRSGTIVNETKNMLFLISHQNKSIIRIPKNEICEYVICHAGETYTLDGKRLLGRPEELVNILK
- a CDS encoding 50S ribosomal protein L23, which produces MNKFLYNKKLEISADIASKIILEPYVTEKTFNIIEKENKLSFIVHNKATKGQIIKSMKIIYEADISEVNTFNTIRGKKAIMKFKNVDGARQLATNLGLV
- a CDS encoding 30S ribosomal protein S3 — protein: MNAIKNVLKNNYRNTELDEFLKEELKDAGFGGADIQKSPLGTRLTLYVTRPGLVIGRKGSGIRDLTSKLEVKFGLTNPQISVVEVEVPELNPKIMCNRLAQLIERGTAFRRAALWTVNTIKNAGALGVEVTISGKLRSERAHFEKHSSGIIPKSGNMADRVVREGITHVLTKMGIMGIRLKIAIKNATPPEFELITNFKDHSNQKNQQDTSNLSVSNENELPEPGETKPQKEILENKGEINK
- a CDS encoding 50S ribosomal protein L14, which gives rise to MSTKSRAVSSRGVEEFRPYVTRALPLYANLVCADNTGAKILQIAQVTRYKGRHSRLPAAAVGDFVTVTVKKGPAELRKQIFGAVIVRQKYPIRRLNGVRVSFEDNAAVLVTTEGEIKGTDLKGPVAAEAAEKWPRIANLASMII
- a CDS encoding 50S ribosomal protein L6, which codes for MSTKPEFYTNEIVIPEGVTINKDQNLITATGTNGKVQKDFTKIPAVIDISNEKITIRSYGNRKSDFALVNTVHSLIRNMIKGSTTGFTYKLKIVFAHFPISVKIKGHEVFIENFFGERSARVSKILGKETKVTVQGDDILITGPNIEHVSQTAANIESSTRIKNKDSRVFLDGVYIYSKA
- the rplX gene encoding 50S ribosomal protein L24, giving the protein MKRKSNNICSNLSNNLKKEYNTKSLRIVKGDTVKIMRGEYKGVEGKVEKLNTVKGRLSIEGVQREKIKGGQVKVQIHASNVRITSLHLDDKYRKNKIGNQEQINKSSRKQTVITPEKNEEKSEN
- a CDS encoding 30S ribosomal protein S19, whose translation is MVREFKFKGYSGEQIQKLSIETLMPLLNSRQRRSLDKRLSTYMNDEKRKFREDLKLARDGKLKGQLKTHLRDMIILPDMIGLTVLVHNGKEFVSYVIKPEMVGHYLGEYAITNKRVQHGAPGVGSSRSSLYVPLK
- a CDS encoding 30S ribosomal protein S17, which codes for MAKNIGIQVKAPKKTCTNRYCPFCGSLSLRGKLIVGTVVSHKGKNMVVVEREYSRFVDKYKRYERSKSKIHAFISDCMDVSDGNKVKIAECRPLSKTISFAVVEVSE
- a CDS encoding 50S ribosomal protein L5, coding for MSEDKINPMKEIHVSKVVINIGVGKSGDPVEKAKNALSELTGKTPSVRGAKKSVRDFGIHKGEPIGAMVTLRRTDATNFLRRIMESKRNVIKNSSFDNNGNISFGIHEHIDIPGTKYNPDIGIFGMDVCAALTRPGYRISKRRNPSKIGKNHKITKDESIEFFKAHFGVEVN
- a CDS encoding 30S ribosomal protein S8; this translates as MPALNILSNLFTTLYNNEMRRKRECIVLPASKFSSEVLRVMQKQRYIGEFEQVDDGRLGKFRIQLLAKINKCGIITPRFSVKKDRYLDWERQFLPSYNMGILIVSTSKGIMSHHDAQNEGLGGALIGYVY
- a CDS encoding 50S ribosomal protein L22 — translated: MPDYSYSFQKYEKSRHVRAAIRDKSISHKHSREIAISINNKTIEKAREFLEDVLIRKIAVPYRRYNNEVAHRSNIQDGFCSGRYPHKSTSEFLKLLDNLESNAEYKGMDLDRLKIISVVVHKGTKLKRFTPRAMGRASPKYDTLVHVEIVAMEGRSS